Proteins encoded by one window of Chromobacterium violaceum ATCC 12472:
- the mobA gene encoding molybdenum cofactor guanylyltransferase MobA — MPASRPAEFVTALLLAGGEGRRMSGADKGWLELDGVPLAERAAARLRPQAGALLISANRNLERYAALGQVVTDAAEFAGGGPLAGLEAGLSACDGDWLVSAPCDLPFLPDDLAARLMAPLLRGEAPLSVARCDGHPHPVCMAVCADLLPSLRAYLRGGGRKVREWQAQAGAAMVDFDDAPQAFRNLNTPDDLAAASRR, encoded by the coding sequence ATGCCAGCCAGCCGTCCCGCCGAATTCGTCACCGCCCTGCTGCTAGCCGGCGGGGAAGGCCGGCGCATGAGCGGCGCGGACAAAGGCTGGCTGGAACTGGACGGCGTGCCGCTGGCCGAGCGGGCGGCGGCGCGGCTGCGGCCGCAGGCCGGCGCCTTGCTGATCAGCGCCAACCGCAATCTTGAGCGCTACGCCGCGCTGGGCCAGGTGGTGACCGACGCGGCGGAATTCGCCGGCGGCGGACCGCTGGCGGGGCTGGAGGCCGGACTGTCCGCTTGCGATGGCGACTGGCTGGTGAGCGCGCCCTGCGACCTGCCCTTCCTGCCCGACGATCTGGCCGCGCGGCTGATGGCGCCGTTGCTGCGAGGCGAGGCCCCGCTCAGCGTCGCGCGCTGCGATGGACATCCGCACCCGGTATGCATGGCGGTTTGCGCGGACCTGCTGCCCTCGCTGCGCGCTTATCTGCGCGGCGGCGGACGCAAGGTCAGGGAATGGCAGGCGCAGGCGGGAGCGGCGATGGTGGACTTCGACGACGCGCCGCAGGCCTTTCGCAATCTCAACACACCGGACGATCTGGCCGCCGCCTCCCGGAGATGA
- a CDS encoding efflux RND transporter permease subunit yields MNFTDIFIKRPVLATTISLLIVVLGLRSLFGLPINQYPQTQNAVVTISTTYYGADAKTVAGFITQPLESAIAQAQGIDYLSSSSNNGVSTITATLRLNYDANRALTEINTQVNSVKNQLPAQAQQPVLTVQTGQTTDAMYMGFYSETLPTNNVTDYLVRVVKPKLDSVAGVQTAEILGARQFALRAWLDSAKMAAHGVTAADISAALASNNALSAPGSSKGQMVTIPLTADTDLHTVADFKQLAIKRNGDAIVRLEDVAMVTLGSENYDFNVAFSGVRSVFIGIKVAPEANILDVAERVRKAFPAVQQQLPTGLTGQIVYDSTDFINTSIHEVVKTLVEALVIVTVVIFLFLGSFRAVVVPVIAMPLSLIGTFFIMLMLGYSINLLTLLALVLAIGLVVDDAIIVVENVDRHMREGKTPFEASIIAARELGGPILAMTVVLVAVYVPIGFQGGLTGALFTEFAFTLAASVTVSGVVALTLSPMMCSRFFNADMDNSPFVHAIDRTFERVRHGYRRILHSLLETWPVLIVMGAILIALLAVMFKMSKSELAPEEDQGIVLSQVVGAPTATSEQMQTYAKQVFQVAKGMPEYEQMFQITGVPTVNAGIGGVLFKPWDQRSRNAHEIQMDLQSRWNKIAGARVAAFQFPPLPGASGLPVQFVINTTEPFENLNQVAQQVMDKARASGKFYFLDADLKIDKPQATVMMDRDKITALGLTQQDVGNALSAALGGGYVNYFSIDGRSYKVIPQVQQVDRLNPSQLLDYYIKTPNNGVIPVGTVATLKYDVVPQSITRFQQLNSVTISGVPGASQGEVLQYLRDTVQQVAPTGYSVDYSGQSRQFMQESGGFLVTMLFAVIIVFLALSALFESFRDPVVILVSVPLALFGAMIFIFLGFSSLNIYTEVGLVTLMGLISKHGILIVEVANELRKTGLSKREAIEEAASIRLRPILMTTAAMVFGVIPLVIASGAGAAGRYAMGLVIFTGLSIGTLFTLFVVPAMYMFIASRREEKAEPAPEEAAQH; encoded by the coding sequence ATGAACTTCACCGACATCTTCATCAAGCGGCCGGTGCTGGCCACGACCATCAGCCTGCTGATCGTCGTGCTCGGCCTGCGCTCGCTGTTCGGCCTGCCGATCAACCAGTATCCGCAGACGCAGAACGCGGTGGTGACCATTTCCACCACCTATTACGGCGCCGACGCCAAGACCGTGGCCGGCTTCATCACCCAGCCGCTGGAGTCGGCGATCGCCCAGGCGCAGGGCATCGACTACTTGTCGTCCTCCAGCAACAACGGCGTGTCCACCATCACCGCCACGCTGCGGCTGAACTACGACGCCAACCGCGCGCTGACCGAGATCAACACCCAGGTCAACTCGGTGAAGAACCAGCTGCCGGCCCAGGCGCAGCAGCCGGTGCTGACGGTGCAGACCGGCCAGACCACCGACGCGATGTACATGGGTTTCTACAGCGAGACGCTGCCGACCAACAACGTCACCGACTACCTGGTGCGCGTGGTCAAGCCCAAGCTGGATTCGGTGGCCGGCGTGCAGACCGCCGAAATCCTGGGCGCGCGCCAGTTCGCGCTGCGCGCCTGGCTGGATTCGGCCAAGATGGCGGCCCACGGCGTCACCGCGGCCGACATCAGCGCCGCGCTGGCCAGCAACAACGCGCTGAGCGCGCCGGGCTCCAGCAAGGGCCAGATGGTGACCATCCCGCTGACCGCCGACACCGACCTGCACACGGTCGCCGACTTCAAGCAGCTGGCGATCAAGCGCAACGGCGACGCCATCGTGCGGCTGGAAGACGTGGCCATGGTGACGCTGGGCTCGGAGAACTACGACTTCAACGTCGCCTTCAGCGGCGTGCGCTCGGTGTTCATCGGCATCAAGGTGGCGCCGGAGGCCAACATCCTCGACGTCGCCGAACGGGTGCGCAAGGCCTTCCCCGCCGTCCAGCAGCAGCTGCCCACCGGCCTGACCGGCCAGATCGTCTACGACTCCACCGACTTCATCAACACCTCGATCCACGAGGTGGTGAAGACCCTGGTCGAGGCGCTGGTGATCGTGACCGTGGTGATCTTCCTGTTCCTGGGCAGTTTCCGCGCGGTGGTGGTGCCGGTGATCGCGATGCCGCTGTCGCTGATCGGCACCTTCTTCATCATGCTGATGCTCGGCTACTCGATCAACCTGCTGACGCTGCTGGCGCTGGTGCTGGCCATCGGCCTGGTGGTGGACGACGCCATCATCGTGGTGGAGAACGTGGACCGCCACATGCGCGAGGGCAAGACGCCGTTCGAGGCCTCCATCATCGCCGCGCGCGAGCTGGGCGGCCCCATCCTGGCGATGACGGTGGTGCTGGTGGCGGTGTACGTGCCGATCGGCTTCCAGGGCGGCCTGACCGGCGCGCTGTTCACCGAGTTCGCCTTCACGCTGGCGGCGTCGGTGACGGTGTCCGGCGTGGTGGCGCTGACGCTGTCGCCGATGATGTGCTCGCGCTTCTTCAACGCCGACATGGACAACAGCCCCTTCGTCCACGCGATCGACCGCACCTTCGAGCGCGTGCGCCACGGCTACCGCCGCATCCTGCACAGTCTGCTGGAAACCTGGCCGGTGCTGATCGTGATGGGCGCCATCCTGATCGCGCTGCTGGCGGTGATGTTCAAGATGTCCAAGTCCGAACTGGCGCCGGAAGAGGATCAGGGCATCGTGCTGTCCCAGGTGGTGGGCGCGCCGACGGCCACCTCCGAGCAGATGCAAACCTACGCCAAGCAAGTGTTCCAGGTGGCCAAGGGCATGCCGGAATACGAGCAGATGTTCCAGATCACCGGCGTGCCGACCGTCAACGCCGGCATCGGCGGGGTGCTGTTCAAGCCGTGGGATCAGCGCTCGCGCAACGCGCACGAAATCCAGATGGACCTGCAGTCGCGCTGGAACAAGATCGCCGGCGCGCGCGTGGCGGCGTTCCAGTTCCCGCCGCTGCCGGGCGCGTCCGGCCTGCCGGTGCAGTTCGTGATCAACACCACCGAGCCGTTCGAGAACCTGAACCAGGTGGCGCAGCAGGTGATGGACAAGGCGCGCGCCTCCGGCAAGTTCTACTTCCTGGACGCCGACCTGAAGATCGACAAGCCGCAGGCCACGGTGATGATGGATCGCGACAAGATCACCGCGCTGGGCCTGACCCAGCAGGACGTCGGCAACGCGCTGAGCGCGGCGCTGGGCGGCGGCTATGTCAACTACTTCTCGATCGACGGCCGCTCCTACAAGGTGATCCCGCAGGTGCAGCAGGTGGACCGGCTCAACCCGTCGCAGCTGCTGGACTACTACATCAAGACCCCGAACAACGGCGTGATCCCGGTCGGCACCGTGGCCACGCTGAAGTACGACGTGGTGCCGCAGTCCATCACCCGCTTCCAGCAGCTCAATTCGGTGACCATCTCCGGCGTGCCAGGCGCGTCGCAGGGCGAGGTGCTGCAATACCTGCGCGACACCGTGCAGCAGGTGGCGCCGACCGGCTATTCGGTCGACTACTCCGGCCAGTCGCGGCAGTTCATGCAGGAGTCAGGCGGCTTCCTGGTGACCATGCTGTTCGCGGTGATCATCGTGTTCCTGGCGCTGTCGGCGCTGTTCGAGAGCTTCCGCGACCCGGTAGTGATCCTGGTATCGGTGCCGCTGGCGCTGTTCGGCGCGATGATCTTCATCTTCCTGGGCTTCTCCTCGCTCAACATCTACACCGAGGTGGGCCTGGTGACGCTGATGGGGCTGATCAGCAAACACGGCATCCTGATCGTCGAGGTGGCCAACGAGCTGCGCAAGACCGGCCTGTCCAAGCGCGAGGCGATCGAAGAGGCGGCGTCCATCCGGCTGCGCCCGATCCTGATGACCACCGCGGCGATGGTGTTCGGCGTGATCCCGCTGGTGATCGCTTCCGGCGCCGGCGCGGCCGGCCGCTACGCGATGGGCCTGGTGATCTTCACCGGCCTGTCCATCGGCACGCTGTTCACGCTGTTCGTGGTGCCGGCGATGTATATGTTCATCGCCTCGCGCCGCGAGGAAAAAGCTGAGCCCGCGCCGGAAGAAGCGGCCCAGCACTAA
- a CDS encoding efflux RND transporter periplasmic adaptor subunit, with the protein MTKRMLIMLGCVLALVVALGVGFFLHIQKLIASSPKPGPQTVSTAVAKMQEWQPQLGSVGTLSAVHGVDVSSEVAGLVRSLHFKSGQDVKAGEVLVQLNADADVAQLRALQAAAELAATTLKRDRAQLAVQGVSQAQVDADEADLKSKKAQVAQQEAVVAKKTIRAPFAGRVGITAVNPGQYLNPGDKIVTLQTIDPVYIDFYLPQRQIAQIRLGQQVKVKSDAFGTEPFHGRINAISPKIDPATRNVQVQATIANPKRLLLPGMFGNATIDVGSKQNRLTLPQTAITYNPYGSTVFLVKQGKNGPEAQQAFVTTGDTRGDQVAITGGLKEGQEVVTSGQLKLKTGTPIAVNNSVRPSDNPSPTPQEH; encoded by the coding sequence ATGACCAAGCGAATGTTGATCATGCTGGGCTGCGTGCTGGCGCTGGTGGTGGCGCTGGGCGTGGGCTTTTTCCTCCACATCCAGAAGCTGATCGCCAGCTCGCCCAAGCCGGGGCCGCAGACGGTGTCCACCGCCGTGGCCAAGATGCAGGAATGGCAGCCGCAGCTGGGTTCGGTGGGCACGCTGTCCGCCGTGCACGGCGTGGACGTCAGCAGCGAGGTGGCCGGCCTGGTGCGCAGCCTGCACTTCAAGTCCGGCCAGGACGTGAAGGCCGGCGAGGTGCTGGTGCAGCTGAACGCCGACGCCGACGTCGCCCAGCTGCGCGCGCTGCAGGCCGCCGCCGAACTGGCCGCCACCACGCTGAAGCGCGACCGCGCCCAGCTGGCGGTGCAGGGCGTCAGCCAGGCCCAAGTGGACGCCGACGAAGCCGACCTGAAGAGCAAGAAGGCCCAGGTGGCGCAACAGGAGGCGGTGGTGGCGAAAAAAACGATACGCGCGCCGTTCGCCGGCCGCGTCGGCATCACCGCGGTCAATCCCGGCCAGTACCTGAATCCGGGCGACAAGATCGTCACGCTGCAGACCATAGACCCGGTCTACATCGACTTCTACCTGCCCCAGCGGCAGATCGCGCAAATCCGCCTGGGCCAGCAGGTCAAGGTGAAGAGCGACGCCTTCGGAACCGAGCCCTTCCACGGCCGGATCAACGCGATCAGTCCCAAGATCGACCCGGCCACCCGCAACGTCCAGGTGCAGGCGACCATCGCCAACCCCAAACGCCTGCTGCTGCCCGGCATGTTCGGCAACGCCACCATCGACGTGGGCAGCAAGCAGAACCGCCTGACGCTGCCGCAAACCGCGATCACCTACAACCCGTACGGCTCCACCGTGTTCCTCGTCAAGCAGGGCAAGAACGGGCCTGAAGCGCAGCAGGCCTTCGTCACCACCGGCGACACCCGCGGCGACCAGGTGGCGATCACCGGCGGCCTGAAGGAAGGCCAGGAAGTGGTGACCAGCGGCCAGCTGAAGCTGAAGACCGGCACGCCGATCGCGGTCAACAACTCGGTGCGTCCGTCCGACAACCCGAGTCCGACGCCGCAAGAACACTGA
- a CDS encoding efflux transporter outer membrane subunit yields MYSRSNPPSARPRPAAGDGLSSPAPWRRLALLALVLAQAGCAVGPDFKPPALPDAAKRGYAETPLAATTASDERAGPAGAGQRLVNGGDLPAQWWTLFRSPELDQLIRAALAHNPSLEAAQAALAQARENYNAASGSLLFPNVNAQLGGGRQRAILSGTAPSEFNVYSATVNVSYTLDLFGGSRRQLEGLMAAADYQRFQTEAAYQTLIANVVTAAVQEASLRGQLQSTRELLKAQEAQLAIVDKQVALGAQARAAALSQGTLVAQTRAQLQPLEKALSQTRNLLATLAGRFPGEGGLPEFRLESLRLPDELPVSLPSDLARQRPDIRASEALLHQASANVGVATANQYPQITLSGSYGTQHTVLPNTDLGNTLWSVSGGLLQPLFNGGALSAKRRAAEAAYRQAEAQYRTTVLKAFQDVADSLRAVDADARALQAQADAEAKARESLEVHTRQYKLGGISYLSLLDAQRSYQQARIGLIQAQAARYSDSAALFAALGGGWWQQPAAAN; encoded by the coding sequence GTGTATTCCAGATCCAATCCTCCTTCCGCCCGGCCGCGCCCCGCGGCCGGCGACGGCCTATCCTCTCCCGCGCCCTGGCGCCGCCTCGCGCTCTTGGCCCTGGTTCTGGCCCAGGCCGGCTGCGCGGTCGGCCCCGACTTCAAGCCGCCCGCGCTGCCGGACGCCGCCAAGCGCGGCTATGCCGAGACGCCGCTGGCCGCAACCACCGCCAGCGACGAACGTGCCGGCCCCGCCGGCGCCGGACAGCGGCTGGTGAACGGCGGCGATTTGCCCGCCCAATGGTGGACGCTGTTCAGATCGCCGGAACTGGACCAGCTGATCCGCGCCGCGCTGGCGCACAACCCCTCGCTGGAAGCGGCGCAGGCTGCGCTGGCCCAGGCGCGCGAGAACTACAACGCCGCCTCCGGCAGCCTGTTGTTTCCCAATGTGAACGCCCAGCTGGGCGGCGGCCGCCAGCGCGCCATCCTCTCCGGCACCGCGCCCAGCGAATTCAACGTCTACAGCGCCACCGTCAACGTGTCGTACACGCTGGACCTGTTCGGCGGCTCCCGCCGCCAGCTCGAAGGCCTGATGGCGGCGGCCGACTACCAGCGCTTCCAGACCGAGGCCGCCTACCAGACACTGATCGCCAACGTGGTGACCGCCGCCGTCCAGGAAGCCTCGCTGCGCGGCCAGCTGCAGTCCACGCGCGAGCTGCTGAAGGCGCAGGAGGCCCAGCTCGCCATCGTCGACAAGCAGGTCGCCCTCGGCGCCCAGGCGCGCGCCGCGGCGCTGAGCCAGGGCACGCTGGTGGCGCAGACCCGCGCCCAGCTGCAGCCGCTGGAAAAAGCGCTGTCCCAGACCCGCAACCTGTTGGCCACACTGGCCGGCCGCTTCCCCGGCGAGGGCGGCCTGCCCGAGTTCCGCCTGGAGTCGCTGCGCCTGCCGGACGAGCTGCCGGTGTCGCTGCCGTCCGACCTCGCCCGCCAACGCCCGGACATCCGCGCCAGCGAGGCGCTGCTGCACCAGGCCAGCGCCAACGTCGGCGTCGCCACCGCCAACCAGTACCCGCAGATCACCCTCAGCGGCAGCTACGGCACCCAGCACACGGTGCTGCCCAATACCGACCTCGGCAACACGCTGTGGAGCGTCAGCGGCGGACTGTTGCAGCCGCTGTTCAACGGCGGCGCGCTCAGCGCCAAGCGCCGCGCCGCCGAGGCCGCCTACCGGCAAGCGGAGGCCCAGTACCGGACAACCGTGCTGAAAGCCTTCCAGGACGTCGCCGACAGCCTGCGCGCGGTGGACGCCGACGCCCGGGCGCTGCAGGCCCAGGCCGACGCCGAGGCCAAGGCGCGCGAGTCGCTGGAGGTCCATACCCGCCAGTACAAGCTGGGCGGCATCAGCTACCTGTCGCTGCTGGACGCGCAACGCAGCTACCAGCAGGCGCGCATCGGCCTGATCCAGGCCCAGGCGGCGCGCTACAGCGACAGCGCGGCGCTGTTCGCGGCGCTGGGCGGCGGCTGGTGGCAACAGCCCGCGGCCGCCAACTGA
- a CDS encoding glycine betaine ABC transporter substrate-binding protein encodes MNTPRITLITIDLSFHAASAAVVAQLLEKHGVAVDELRAPHERAFALLAAGQGDMLCSAWLPGSHGGYLAPIENDMEKLAALYEPYALWGVPDYVPAGAVAEIADLKKPEVASRMIKRIQGINPGAGISRFSREIIAHYRLDGAGYHFENGSLEDCAQAFEQAVARGDWVVAPLWQPQFLHWRHRIRALADPENLLRGRDEATLIARKDALARLPPAAVDDLRRLRLGNRVVAWLDHLICRQGATPAQAARQWLSSAGGADGRAGGDSHVQQDDIHMTTPSTQ; translated from the coding sequence ATGAATACGCCCCGCATCACCCTGATCACGATAGACCTGTCCTTTCACGCCGCCAGCGCCGCGGTAGTTGCCCAACTGCTGGAAAAACACGGCGTGGCAGTAGACGAGCTGCGCGCGCCGCACGAGCGCGCGTTCGCGCTGCTGGCCGCCGGCCAGGGCGACATGCTGTGCAGCGCCTGGCTGCCCGGCAGCCATGGCGGCTATCTCGCCCCCATTGAAAACGACATGGAAAAGCTGGCCGCGCTCTACGAACCTTACGCGCTGTGGGGCGTGCCGGACTACGTGCCGGCGGGGGCCGTCGCCGAAATCGCCGACCTGAAAAAACCGGAGGTCGCGTCGCGGATGATCAAAAGGATACAAGGCATCAATCCCGGCGCCGGCATCAGCCGCTTTTCGCGCGAGATCATCGCCCACTACCGTCTGGACGGGGCCGGCTACCATTTCGAGAACGGCAGCCTGGAAGACTGCGCCCAGGCGTTCGAACAGGCGGTCGCGCGCGGCGACTGGGTGGTGGCGCCGCTGTGGCAGCCGCAATTCCTGCACTGGCGCCACCGCATCCGCGCGCTGGCCGACCCGGAAAACCTGCTGCGCGGCCGCGACGAGGCGACGCTGATCGCCCGCAAGGACGCGCTGGCCCGCCTGCCGCCCGCAGCCGTCGACGACTTGCGCAGGCTGCGGCTGGGCAACCGGGTCGTCGCCTGGCTTGACCATCTGATCTGCCGCCAGGGCGCGACGCCGGCTCAGGCGGCGCGGCAATGGCTGTCCTCGGCGGGCGGCGCGGACGGACGGGCAGGAGGCGACAGCCATGTTCAGCAAGACGACATTCACATGACCACACCATCAACCCAGTAG
- a CDS encoding zinc-binding alcohol dehydrogenase family protein, producing MKAVAYYQNLPISHPEALQDVQLPEPVIGERDLLVEVQAISVNPVDVKVRANMAPEAGQPKVLGWDVAGVVRAVGAKTTLFQPGDRVWYAGALQRPGANSELHAVDERIVGRMPDSLDFETAAALPLTAITAWELLFDRLQVLANGQPAGRKLMIVGAAGGVGSIMIQLARQLTGLTVIATASRPETQAWVRELGAHHVIDHSQPLSRELKRIGIESVDYVASLNQTDAHFGEIVESLAPQGKLALIDDPAALDARPLKVKSISLHWEFMYTRSMFATDDQIEQHKLLTELARLVDAGIVKSTVAERFGAINAANLKRAHALLESNAARGKIVLSGF from the coding sequence ATGAAAGCCGTCGCTTATTACCAGAATCTGCCCATCTCCCATCCGGAAGCGCTGCAGGACGTGCAACTGCCCGAGCCCGTCATCGGCGAGCGCGATCTGCTGGTGGAGGTGCAAGCCATTTCCGTCAACCCGGTAGACGTGAAGGTGCGCGCCAATATGGCGCCGGAAGCCGGCCAGCCCAAGGTGCTGGGCTGGGATGTGGCCGGCGTGGTGCGCGCCGTCGGCGCCAAGACCACGCTGTTCCAGCCGGGCGACCGCGTCTGGTACGCCGGCGCGCTGCAGCGCCCCGGCGCCAACAGCGAGCTGCACGCGGTGGACGAGCGCATCGTCGGCCGCATGCCGGACAGCCTGGACTTCGAGACCGCGGCCGCGCTGCCGCTGACCGCCATCACCGCCTGGGAGCTGCTGTTCGACCGCCTGCAGGTGTTGGCCAACGGCCAGCCGGCCGGCCGCAAGCTGATGATCGTCGGCGCCGCCGGCGGCGTCGGCTCCATCATGATCCAGCTAGCGCGCCAGCTGACCGGCCTCACCGTGATCGCCACCGCGTCGCGGCCGGAAACCCAGGCCTGGGTCAGAGAGCTGGGCGCCCATCACGTGATCGACCACAGCCAGCCGCTGAGCCGGGAGCTGAAACGCATCGGCATCGAGAGCGTCGACTACGTCGCCAGCCTGAACCAGACCGACGCCCACTTCGGCGAGATCGTCGAATCGCTGGCGCCGCAGGGCAAGCTCGCGCTGATCGACGACCCGGCAGCGCTGGACGCGCGCCCGTTGAAAGTGAAAAGCATCTCGCTGCACTGGGAGTTCATGTACACCCGCTCGATGTTCGCCACCGACGACCAGATCGAGCAGCACAAGCTGCTGACCGAGCTGGCGCGGCTGGTGGACGCCGGCATCGTCAAGAGCACCGTCGCCGAGCGTTTCGGCGCGATCAACGCCGCCAACCTCAAGCGCGCCCACGCCTTGCTGGAAAGCAACGCCGCCCGCGGCAAGATCGTGCTCAGCGGTTTCTGA
- a CDS encoding LysR family transcriptional regulator, with protein sequence MVRVDDLQVFIRAADNGSLSAAARQLDLSPAVASAALKRLEQALGAQLLARSTRSLRLTLAGERYLEHARAALDALQAGSLALEQDRRELSGSLSLSMPSDLGRNLLRPWLDDFLRRHPGLSLQLQISDRVADLYRQPVDVALRYGVPEDSSLVALPLAADNRRVLCASPDYLVRHGAPETPQALRGRQCLRLVLGAAVHERWSFERQGERQTVTVSGRWLSDDGEIVRRWAVDGCGIAYKSRLDVLADLRAGRLTPLLPDYGTEPTPLCLVTPHRLMLSPAVAALRAHLQDCLERYLAEP encoded by the coding sequence ATGGTTAGAGTCGATGATTTGCAGGTATTCATCCGCGCCGCGGACAACGGCAGCCTGTCGGCCGCCGCGCGCCAGCTGGACCTGAGCCCGGCGGTGGCCAGCGCCGCGTTGAAGCGGCTGGAGCAGGCGCTCGGCGCGCAGCTGCTGGCGCGCTCGACCCGCAGCCTGAGGCTGACGCTGGCCGGCGAGCGCTACCTGGAGCACGCGCGCGCGGCGCTGGATGCGCTGCAGGCCGGCAGCCTGGCGCTGGAGCAGGACAGGCGCGAGCTGTCGGGCAGCCTGTCGCTGTCGATGCCGTCGGACCTGGGGCGCAACCTGCTGCGGCCATGGCTGGATGATTTTCTGCGCCGGCATCCCGGCCTGAGCCTGCAGTTGCAGATCAGCGACCGCGTCGCCGATCTCTACCGCCAGCCGGTGGACGTGGCGTTGCGTTACGGCGTGCCGGAGGATTCCAGCCTGGTGGCGCTGCCGCTGGCGGCTGACAACCGCCGGGTGCTGTGCGCGTCGCCGGACTACCTGGTCCGCCACGGCGCGCCGGAGACGCCGCAGGCCCTGCGGGGCCGCCAGTGCCTGCGGCTGGTACTGGGCGCGGCGGTGCACGAGCGCTGGAGTTTCGAACGCCAGGGCGAGCGGCAGACGGTGACGGTGTCCGGGCGCTGGCTCAGCGACGATGGAGAGATCGTGCGGCGCTGGGCGGTGGACGGCTGCGGCATCGCCTACAAGTCGCGGCTGGACGTGCTGGCCGATCTGCGCGCGGGCAGGCTGACGCCCCTGCTGCCCGATTACGGAACCGAGCCGACGCCGCTATGCCTGGTCACGCCGCATCGGCTGATGTTGTCGCCGGCGGTGGCCGCGTTGCGCGCGCATCTGCAAGATTGCCTAGAACGGTATCTGGCGGAGCCGTGA
- the pcnB gene encoding polynucleotide adenylyltransferase PcnB, with product MIRKLIRKVLELPMGKRRGKPRVYPLPQHGIRRDQLSHAALRVTSRLQEAGFSAFVVGGAVRDLMLGVSPKDFDVATNATPEQVHHLFRRSRIIGRRFRIVHVMMGPETIEVTTFRGGSVDDTNETGRIMADNSFGSQEEDAHRRDFTVNALFYDPSDETVIDYHHGVKDLHAKKLVMIGQPARRYQEDPVRMLRAVRLAAKLGFEIDEDTKKPIRAHAHLLKKEPPARLFDELLKLLMSGHAYACLKKLREEGLARGVFPLLDAVIDDKGGEDAFLKLSLDNTDARLRADKPISVGFLLATLLWRQVDQGWQRRREAGEKSLPALLDAISDVENEQDNDFAIPRRFSVTMREIWTLQARFDSRTGARPYRFLEQPRFRAAYDFLALRSEAGEVPRALVEWWERFQRADADECERLIAEAKEGGAEEPAKKRRRRRSGRRKPEGAGESAE from the coding sequence ATGATCCGCAAGCTCATCCGTAAAGTCCTGGAATTGCCCATGGGCAAACGCCGCGGCAAACCGCGCGTCTATCCGTTGCCGCAGCACGGCATCCGCCGCGACCAGCTCAGCCACGCCGCGCTGCGCGTGACTTCCCGGCTGCAGGAAGCCGGCTTCTCCGCCTTCGTGGTGGGCGGCGCCGTGCGCGACCTGATGCTGGGCGTGTCGCCCAAGGATTTCGACGTGGCCACCAACGCCACGCCGGAGCAGGTGCACCACCTGTTCCGCCGCTCCCGCATCATCGGCCGCCGCTTCCGCATCGTCCACGTGATGATGGGCCCGGAAACCATAGAAGTGACCACCTTCCGCGGCGGCAGCGTCGACGACACCAATGAAACCGGCCGCATCATGGCCGACAACAGCTTCGGCAGCCAGGAAGAGGACGCGCACCGGCGCGACTTCACCGTCAACGCGCTGTTCTACGACCCGTCCGACGAAACCGTCATCGACTACCACCACGGCGTCAAGGACCTGCACGCGAAGAAACTGGTGATGATAGGCCAGCCGGCACGCCGCTATCAGGAAGACCCGGTGCGCATGCTGCGCGCGGTGCGCCTGGCGGCCAAGCTGGGCTTCGAGATCGACGAGGACACCAAAAAGCCGATCCGCGCGCATGCCCACCTGCTGAAGAAAGAGCCGCCGGCCCGTTTGTTCGACGAGCTGCTGAAGCTGCTGATGTCCGGCCACGCCTACGCCTGCCTGAAAAAGCTGCGCGAGGAGGGCCTGGCGCGCGGCGTGTTCCCGCTGCTGGACGCGGTGATCGACGACAAGGGCGGCGAGGACGCCTTCCTGAAGCTGAGCCTGGACAACACCGACGCCCGGCTGCGCGCCGACAAGCCGATTTCCGTCGGCTTCCTGCTGGCCACGCTGCTGTGGCGCCAGGTCGACCAGGGCTGGCAGCGCCGCCGCGAGGCGGGCGAGAAGAGCCTGCCGGCGCTGCTGGACGCCATTTCCGACGTCGAGAACGAACAGGACAACGATTTCGCCATTCCGCGCCGCTTCAGCGTGACCATGCGCGAGATCTGGACGCTGCAGGCGCGCTTCGACAGCCGCACCGGCGCCCGCCCATACCGCTTCCTTGAGCAGCCCCGCTTCCGCGCCGCCTATGATTTCCTGGCGCTGCGCAGCGAGGCCGGCGAGGTGCCGCGCGCGCTGGTGGAGTGGTGGGAGCGCTTCCAGCGCGCCGACGCCGACGAGTGCGAGCGCCTGATCGCCGAAGCCAAGGAAGGCGGCGCCGAGGAGCCCGCCAAGAAGCGCCGCCGCCGGCGCAGCGGCCGCCGCAAGCCCGAGGGCGCGGGGGAGAGCGCCGAGTGA